Proteins from a genomic interval of Chloroflexi bacterium ADurb.Bin180:
- a CDS encoding Acyl-coenzyme A:6-aminopenicillanic acid acyl-transferase produces MAAAAPTGRAEPAPAHREGRLYLPVTLVRLLTLLALVLTAGAIVPGERSPISRGAGSLETVGTVRVVHLSGDPYEMGLQQGRLLSESIRELVSQYLYGRLVKSGAQHFWMLVQSRLTEPRLPPSIRSELHGIADGAGLSYRDVLLLNTVPDQLALAHTLPDASLLRGLFSPSLPLTGSLSLCTSFVGWGSATDNGQLLLGHNVENAEGDVLRDQLVLVVRQPRSSAATVSLGLAGSVGIWAGMNERSLAVTLASSPSVDVKSVGQPLPILLRMSLETSGDLETLVGSVVSADRQYGGNVIAADGKAPRAVAIELSAHQYALFDGAAHGGELVRTNHFVDSELSITQASAVDDGVKRASQERLDRVTDWMERNNGWIGVDKALAQLLDVSSWPEAGRTDSRTLQSILFVPADACLWLAQDAHSSPGTYSRLTFDELTGRRVAP; encoded by the coding sequence GTGGCAGCGGCGGCTCCTACCGGGAGGGCTGAGCCTGCGCCAGCTCATCGCGAGGGCCGGCTCTACCTGCCGGTCACCCTGGTGCGGCTGCTGACGCTACTGGCTCTGGTTCTGACCGCAGGGGCTATTGTCCCCGGCGAGAGGTCCCCCATTTCGCGGGGCGCTGGCAGCCTTGAGACTGTGGGCACGGTCCGGGTGGTCCACCTCTCGGGCGACCCCTACGAAATGGGGCTGCAGCAGGGGCGACTGCTGAGCGAGTCTATCCGCGAGCTTGTCAGTCAGTACCTCTACGGCCGTCTGGTCAAGTCGGGCGCCCAGCATTTTTGGATGCTCGTTCAGTCGCGGCTCACCGAGCCCCGGCTGCCGCCGAGCATCCGCAGCGAGCTACACGGCATAGCTGACGGCGCTGGTTTGTCGTACCGGGACGTGTTGCTGCTGAATACGGTACCGGACCAGCTTGCTCTGGCCCATACGCTGCCTGACGCGTCGTTGCTGCGCGGGCTCTTCTCCCCTTCCCTGCCGCTGACCGGCTCGCTATCACTCTGCACCTCCTTTGTTGGCTGGGGTAGCGCGACTGACAATGGACAACTTCTGCTGGGACATAACGTCGAAAACGCAGAGGGGGACGTGCTGCGTGATCAACTGGTGCTCGTGGTTCGGCAGCCCAGGTCCTCGGCTGCCACCGTGAGTTTGGGACTGGCGGGGAGCGTGGGCATTTGGGCCGGTATGAACGAGCGGTCTCTGGCTGTGACCCTGGCGTCGTCCCCTTCGGTTGACGTCAAGTCGGTCGGGCAGCCCCTGCCCATCCTGTTGCGCATGTCGCTCGAGACGAGCGGTGACCTGGAGACGTTGGTTGGCTCTGTCGTGTCCGCGGATCGGCAGTACGGAGGGAACGTGATCGCCGCCGACGGCAAGGCGCCGAGGGCTGTGGCCATTGAACTCTCGGCACACCAGTATGCACTGTTCGACGGCGCAGCGCATGGCGGGGAATTGGTGCGCACGAACCACTTTGTCGATTCAGAGCTGTCAATCACGCAGGCAAGTGCAGTGGATGACGGCGTGAAGCGGGCCAGCCAGGAGCGGCTTGACCGGGTCACCGACTGGATGGAGCGAAACAATGGCTGGATCGGGGTCGACAAGGCCCTGGCGCAGCTGCTTGACGTCAGCTCCTGGCCAGAAGCCGGGCGCACCGATTCGCGGACGCTGCAGAGCATCCTTTTCGTTCCAGCCGATGCTTGTCTCTGGCTGGCTCAAGACGCTCACAGCTCGCCGGGAACTTATTCGCGGCTGACGTTTGATGAGCTGACTGGCAGAAGAGTGGCACCGTAA
- the sigW_3 gene encoding ECF RNA polymerase sigma factor SigW, with protein MDTRSSDQELLAEAQQGSLDAFEILYHKYEHSVFRTAWGILGDRQAAEEVLQDCFVRTHRHLNHLHGDPSVGPWLHRVTVNLCYSRLRRNYLSRMTIPLEEISDRLFNARGLSPEERSENNEVKAAVHSGIEALDAKHRAVVVLYYLQDLPLEEISSILECPVGTVKSRLFHARRDLCQRLATLRARPVAAAA; from the coding sequence ATGGACACCCGGTCAAGCGATCAAGAACTCTTGGCAGAGGCCCAGCAGGGCAGCCTGGACGCTTTCGAGATTCTGTACCACAAGTACGAGCACTCTGTGTTCCGCACCGCCTGGGGTATCCTTGGCGACCGTCAGGCGGCCGAGGAGGTTCTACAGGACTGCTTCGTGCGCACCCATCGGCACCTGAACCACCTCCACGGGGATCCGTCCGTGGGACCGTGGCTGCATCGCGTGACGGTGAACCTGTGTTACAGCCGCCTGCGCCGCAACTACCTGTCCCGCATGACCATTCCGTTGGAGGAGATCAGCGACCGCCTGTTCAACGCTCGCGGGTTGTCGCCCGAAGAAAGATCAGAGAACAACGAGGTCAAAGCCGCGGTGCACAGCGGCATTGAGGCCCTCGATGCAAAGCATCGAGCAGTGGTAGTCCTGTACTATCTGCAGGACCTCCCACTCGAGGAGATATCCTCCATTCTCGAATGCCCCGTCGGCACGGTCAAGTCGAGGCTATTCCACGCTCGCCGAGACCTGTGTCAGCGCCTCGCTACCCTGCGGGCTCGCCCGGTTGCGGCTGCAGCCTGA